In Salarias fasciatus chromosome 20, fSalaFa1.1, whole genome shotgun sequence, a single window of DNA contains:
- the kcna2b gene encoding LOW QUALITY PROTEIN: potassium voltage-gated channel subfamily A member 2b (The sequence of the model RefSeq protein was modified relative to this genomic sequence to represent the inferred CDS: deleted 1 base in 1 codon), with protein MTVATSDPADEAAAHPGQPHDHYDPEPDHECCERVVINISGLRFETQLKTLSQFPETLLGDPKKRMRYFDPLRNEYFFDRNRPSFDAILYYYQSGGRLRRPVNVTLDIFSEEIRFYELGEEAMEIFREDEGFIKEEERPLPENEFQRQVWLLFEYPESSGPARIIAIISVMVILISIVSFCLETLPVFRNDDEEMYNYQFPSMSNATSTYDGSTYFTDPFFIVETLCIIWFSFEFLVRFFACPSKAGFFGNIMNIIDIVAIIPYFITLGTELAERPEDSQAGQQAMSLAILRVIRLVRVFRIFKLSRHSKGLQILGQTLKASMRELGLLIFFLFIGVILFSSAVYFAEADEPNSQFNSIPEAFWWAVVSMTTVGYGDMYPTTIGGKIVGSLCAIAGVLTIALPVPVIVSNFNYFYHRETEGEEQAQYLNIPSVPKAGSADDLKKSGRSGSGSTLSKSDYVEIQEAVNHSTEDFRREAVKTGNCTLTNTNYVNITKMRTDV; from the exons ATGACGGTTGCTACCAGCGACCCCGCGGATGAGGCGGCGGCCCATCCGGGCCAGCCCCATGACCACTACGACCCGGAGCCGGACCACGAGTGCTGCGAGAGGGTCGTCATCAACATCTCAGGCCTGCGTTTCGAGACGCAACTCAAGACGCTGTCCCAGTTTCCGGAGACGCTGCTGGGAGATCCTAAAAAAAGAATGAGATACTTTGATCCTCTCCGGAACGAATACTTTTTTGATCGAAACAGACCGAGTTTTGATGCTATTCTCTATTATTACCAATCCGGGGGACGACTACGTCGGCCGGTTAACGTGACCCTGGACATTTTTTCAGAGGAGATACGGTTTTATGAACTGGGTGAGGAGGCCATGGAGATCTTCAGGGAGGATGAGGGCTTCATCAAGGAAGAGGAGCGGCCTCTGCCAGAGAACGAGTTTCAGAGACAAGTGTGGCTTTTGTTCGAGTACCCAGAGAGCTCTGGTCCGGCCCGCATCATTGCCATCATCTCTGTCATGGTCATTCTCATCTCCATCGTCAGCTTCTGTCTGGAGACGCTGCCAGTTTTCCGAAACGATGACGAGGAGATGTACAATTATCAGTTCCCATCGATGTCCAACGCCACCTCCACCTATGACGGCTCAACTTACTTCACGGATCCTTTCTTCATCGTGGAGACCCTCTGCATCATCTGGTTCTCCTTTGAGTTTCTGGTGAGGTTCTTTGCCTGTCCCAGCAAAGCCGGGTTTTTCGGCAACATCATGAACATCATTGACATTGTGGCCATCATTCCTTACTTCATCACGCTGGGCACGGAGCTGGCGGAGAGGCCGGAGGACAGCCAGGCGGGCCAGCAGGCCATGTCTCTGGCGATCCTCCGTGTCATCCGTCTCGTGAGGGTATTCCGCATCTTCAAACTGTCACGCCACTCCAAGGGACTCCAGATCCTGGGGCAGACTCTGAAGGCCAGCATGCGCGAGCTCGGCCTCCTTATCTTCTTCCTTTTTATCGGCGTCATCCTCTTCTCCAGCGCCGTCTACTTTGCAGAAGCAGATGAGCCAAATTCCCAGTTCAACAGCATCCCCGAGGCCTTTTGGTGGGCAGTGGTTTCCATGACCACCGTGGGCTACGGAGACATGTATCCAACAACAATCGGAGGAAAGATTGTGGGATCCCTGTGCGCGATCGCCGGCGTGCTGACGATCGCCCTGCCCGTGCCTGTCATTGTATCAAACTTCAACTACTTCtaccacagagagacagagggcgAGGAGCAGGCGCAGTATCTCAATATCCCAAGTGTGCCT AAAGCCGGCTCCGCCGACGACCTGAAGAAGAGCGGCCGCAGCGGCAGCGGATCCACCCTCAGTAAGTCCGATTACGTGGAGATCCAAGAGGCTGTGAATCACAGCACCGAGGACTTCCGACGAGAGGCCGTGAAAACGGGAAACTGCACTCTGACCAACACTAACTATGTAAACATCACTAAGATGCGTACCGATGTATAA
- the kcna10a gene encoding potassium voltage-gated channel subfamily A member 10, whose amino-acid sequence MEVALVDFESLDGLDGSLEDEADTYADETTALTVDMPPELNSPGSNYLLRAPQISSTPSRYSPAPSCIWESTSSLHVPHMLEVPQSPLLSSPNRDGRSSCASMISNWKLLLNSEGTKESEMIFHRLTKECCEDLFVDKRGLDDGDQKVIINIAGLRFETQLKTLDQFPDTLLGDPLKRMDYFDPMRNEYFFDRNRPSFDGILYYYQSGGKIRRPANVPLDVFADEIVFYELGNEALEQFREDEGFIKDVEIPLPTNDMYRQFWLLFEYPESSNAARGVALVSVFVIIISIIIFCMETLPEFRDDTDPVVTTVVQPFNQSRGFTSAAPPGGKPTTFTDPFFFIETACIAWFFFELCIRFLVCPSKKEFFHNLMNIIDIISIIPYFVTVITEIATTPEESSGQNMSLAILRIIRLVRVFRIFKLSRHSKGLQILGQTLKASMRELGLLIFFLFIGVILFSSAIYFAEVDEPNTQFVSIPDGFWWAVVTMTTVGYGDMCPITMGGKMVGTLCAIAGVLTIALPVPVIVSNFNYFYHRETEAEDKLPLADAVEQAMKAEAENKGGSSSSLNKTNGIWQSDGSKGK is encoded by the coding sequence ATGGAGGTGGCCCTGGTAGACTTTGAGAGCCTGGACGGCCTGGACGGCAGTCTGGAGGATGAGGCGGACACCTATGCCGACGAGACCACGGCCCTCACCGTGGACATGCCCCCAGAGCTCAACAGCCCAGGCAGCAACTACCTTCTGCGAGCCCCTCAGATCTCCTCCACGCCGTCCCGGTACAGCCCGGCGCCCTCCTGCATTTGGGAATCCACGTCATCCTTGCACGTTCCGCACATGCTGGAAGTACCTCAGTCCCCACTGTTGTCCTCCCCGAACAGAGACGGACGCAGCAGCTGCGCGAGCATGATCTCAAactggaagctgctgctgaacagtGAGGGCACCAAGGAGAGCGAGATGATCTTCCACCGGCTCACCAAGGAGTGCTGCGAGGATCTCTTCGTCGACAAACGAGGGCTGGACGACGGAGACCAGAAAGTCATCATCAACATCGCCGGCCTTCGCTTTGAAACACAACTGAAAACACTAGACCAGTTTCCCGACACTCTTCTTGGAGACCCTTTAAAGAGGATGGACTACTTTGACCCGATGAGGAACGAGTACTTCTTTGACCGGAACAGGCCGAGCTTCGATGGGATTCTGTATTATTACCAGTCGGGGGGGAAGATCAGACGACCAGCCAATGTTCCACTCGATGTGTTTGCTGATGAAATCGTGTTCTACGAGCTCGGAAATGAAGCCTTGGAACAGTTCAGAGAAGACGAAGGATTCATTAAAGACGTAGAAATTCCTCTCCCTACTAACGACATGTACCGGCAGTTCTGGCTTCTCTTCGAGTACCCAGAGAGCTCCAACGCAGCGCGAGGCGTCGCACTCGTCTCTGTGTTCGTCATCATTATATCCATCATTATTTTCTGCATGGAGACGTTGCCAGAATTCAGAGACGACACTGACCCTGTGGTGACCACAGTAGTGCAACCCTTCAACCAGTCCAGGGGCTTCACCTCGGCGGCGCCGCCCGGCGGAAAGCCCACGACTTTCACCGATCCTTTCTTCTTCATCGAGACAGCCTGCATCGCTTGGTTCTTCTTCGAGCTGTGCATCCGATTTCTGGTCTGTCCCAGCAAGAAAGAGTTTTTCCACAACCTCATGAACATCATTGACATCATATCCATCATCCCCTATTTTGTGACCGTGATCACGGAGATCGCCACGACGCCCGAGGAGAGCTCAGGACAGAACATGTCGTTAGCCATCCTCCGAATCATCCGCCTGGTCCGGGTGTTTCGTATATTCAAGCTCTCGCGTCACTCCAAGGGTCTGCAGATCCTGGGACAGACTCTGAAGGCCAGCATGCGGGAGCTCGGTCTGCTcatcttcttccttttcatcGGGGTCATCCTCTTCTCCAGTGCCATCTACTTTGCCGAGGTGGACGAGCCCAACACGCAGTTTGTCAGCATACCTGACGGCTTCTGGTGGGCCGTGGTCACCATGACCACCGTGGGCTACGGGGACATGTGTCCCATCACCATGGGGGGGAAGATGGTGGGCACCTTGTGCGCCATTGCGGGTGTGCTGACCATAGCTCTGCCTGTGCCGGTCATCGTCTCCAACTTCAACTACTTCTACCACAGAGAGACGGAAGCGGAGGACAAGCTGCCGCTGGCCGACGCGGTGGAACAGGCCATGAAGGCCGAGGCGGAGAACAAAGGGGGCAGCAGCTCCTCGCTCAACAAAACAAACGGCATCTGGCAGAGTGACGGCAGCAAAGGAAAATAA